From the Papaver somniferum cultivar HN1 chromosome 2, ASM357369v1, whole genome shotgun sequence genome, the window GTAATGCCAATTTTTGAAGCTTAAATAGGTGTTCAGGAGTAATTGTCTTACTGATTATATTGACTATCGGCGATACTATATTACTTTTCATAAGTATAGCAGTGTATTCATCACTACAAACATGGAAGAGTTCTTTAATAACTAACACTTCATACTTACCACCAGAGCCATAGATATCCTCATCTACATAACCGAGTTCTTCAAGAGATTCAATACCAAAACCAGGAGCAACTGTTCCTTCTAATGAGTTTATGTTAACATGATAAGCGTATTGGTCAATTATCTAAAGAAAATTAATAAAAGTTTCATCAAAGCAATATGATACTACAAATATCTAAAGAAAAACGGTTCCACATGTACAACACCTATTAGCTATTACCAACCATGCTTGAACTAAGTTATAAACCCTCGATCCCTCATAATCCCTAACAAAGAATTCTACTAATAACAGTATAATCTATATGAGTAGGAACTTAGAAAGTATCAACATTTACCTCATGATCAAGCAACAAATCCTCGTGCTTAATATCTCTATGAAATATTCTTCTCATGGCAGTAAGCTAATGCATTTCCAAGGCTTGTAATGTACTAAATTACAGGAAAAACAAATAAAGAACCCAGCTAACTAGCTATGTACTAATAAGAGAAAGACAATACACTAAAGCTAGATTTTCATGCACAAAGAACTATGATGATACGATTCATGGGATGAGTATAATTTACTGAAATTAGAAAATAACTTAGAACATGGTTCCCTAATTGAAAAGTAGGGTCAAGAATCGAGATCATCCAATCATTCTAGATCCTGCATGGAGGGTCTCAGAGATGCGTATGTTAATGGTACAATTGAAGTAGACAAGATCTAAATTTGGTAGAGGTCAAAATCCATagaaagaattaagagagttACGCGGGTATTTGAAGTTTTGGGATGTAAATTTTAAAATGAAGTAGTTTGTAAGCTGAAACAAAAACGAGTACCTAAGATGAGATACTCTTCATTTGTTAATGCTGCAAACAAAGGAAAAGTGGTAGTAAATAATGTACACCCATATGATCAGTTTGTCCAGAGATACACACTTACGCGCACAGTATCCGCTTTGATTGTCCAATAATGTACACTGTTATGGTAGTAAACAAACTAATAATTATTCTTGGGATGAAAATCTATCCTTTAGTGATTGTCTTTTGCAAGGCTTGCAATGTACtaaatttcaagcaaactaaatcATTGTGTATTCTTATCATCTTCCAATATAATCTCTTCCTTTAAACATTGATTATTACTAGCTATCCTAGTAGTGCATCAACCCTTCTGCCATACTTTCACAACATCGCCAAATCAAGCCAGAACATAAAAAATCTAAACTCATTAACTTACCTTAACACCTTTAATTTCCCCATAATTTTcaccccttctctgacataagaTCCAGGCTCCTGAAGGAACCGTAATTATTCTTTGAGCATCCTCACTGTGACGCTGTCGTAGCTACACACACATCATAAGAGCAAATTTCATTCCAAATACACTAAAACCCCACCCTACTCATGAAATTCTAAGATCTCTCTTCCGTTAATAAAATCAAAACCCATAAGATAATAAACTATCAAAACCGTATTTCAGCAAAaaattgaagataaaaaaaaaaggaatccaCAATGAATTTAGTGCAGAACAAGTAAAATCACCTAAACCTAACACAAAACCACAAAAATTAAGCAAAATGAACTCTAATTTGACgaaaaattgaaattaggtttagCCATTTAGGTAGTGATGTTAAAAAGAGAAGTCGATTCGGTTATTACCTCTAAATTGAGATAAATATGTTGAGCTTCAAGACGATTTAAATAATGAGATTTCGGTCGAACTTGAAGTTGAAGATCGTGAAGATGTTGAATGTAATATTGTCTAAGACCTTCTCCTGAGTTACGCGTAGCAGTCGTGATATTCTTTAACTTCACTGCATCAAAAAATGATGATGCTCATCCACTTATTTCTACCTTCTTCCTTTCTACTTCTACTACCGCCATTGAAGGTTTAAGAGATTTCACTTTGTTTCATTACTCTCCAATCTGCAAATGGCCTTTGGTACTATTTCCCTCCAAAAATTTATGAAATGAATACGGAAACCTGGAAAGGGTAATTGAGGTAATGAGAAAAATAGATATTTTCTAGATCGGCTAAAATTTGGACCGACTCGTCCGAATTTTGGACTAAACTGTCGAGCCGGGGGATATTTGGACTAACTAGTACCAGGCTTTTGATGAGAGGACTAAAACGTCCAAAGCCCAACATATCTAGGACTAACCGTTAATTTCTACTTTTCGTATCCCCTGTACGGTTTTAATGGTTCTCGAATTTGTCTCAAGAACACTTGTAGAAACATCGGGTGCTCCTTAAAAGAGTGGATGTCGTATGGATTGTGTTAAAGCCTCGCGGGAGCTGCCAATAGATATGGAAAGACGAGTATGGAAGTTTTTACCCCCCACTGCAAGTACTTCAACGCTTTGGATTCCATCAGCATTATGGAGTGGATTTGAACAGCGATCAAAACGGAGATGCAGAGATTACAAGGTAGATAAAAATCTGCCAACAAATTTCTTTTTTTAGCATAATTTTGCTGCCCAATCGGTGTGTTCGCTGTACAATAGCGTCATCGGACCAAAAAGAATTTTACAAATGGATGCTCTCCTCCACCACAAATCTTTCTTACACTCCCCTTGCCTAGAAATAAGATACAGTCCTCCCTACAGGTCTTCTACAATGGACACCCTTCTTTTGCGCCCTCCTTTTACAACTTCTGAAGcacacaaaatatatatattttttgattcGGGAAGATGGATTATGTGCCCCCAGAATTTATAGTGACAGCATTACCCTCCCTCAACCCCTGAAGGCAAAGTTGCAGTGTTCTTTGAACACTATCTGCAACTAATCTTAACTTCCCTTGTGTAACATCTCCGCCTGTAGTTCCATTCATCTCCACTGTTCGAACTACCCTCTGTTTACTCTTTTCCCACTCATCTACTCGAAACCAGCAAGCTCTACCTCCATGGCTACCCTCCATCCCAACAAATGAAACACGTGGGTTTTCACCAAATGAGTATCTCAACCTCACAGAAACACAATAGGGCAACCAAGCTGCACCACCAGCAGCGTTTATGTGAGGTATATGAGCAGGATCTAGGACAACAGTGAGAGCAAATTCTACCGAGTTATGAGGACGGTCATAGTGAATATTGCTTTTCGACGTTGAAGAAGAACTCTCGGGGTTCTCATCCATATTCACCCCAGCGTGATTTTCCAAACACAACTCGATGCGAGGTTTTTGTGCTGGGGCCATTTCACCACCTTGTGACTGCGATAATCCTTTTTTCCATGCTATTAGCTTCAAGAACTCTCGGAGGACTGAAATTGGTAGAGTGAGAAGAGTAATAAAAGACGCAACTCTAGAAGCATCATAGGGCTCTGAAGCAACACGACGACTAAAATAATCACATATTTCAGATATTTCAGTATGAGTTAGTTCCTCTTGAGCACCAGCTTGgttttgctgttgctgttgttgatgaTGGAAGCGTTTCACACTCAATACTTGGAGTAGAAGTTGCACTCTATGGACACTAACAGCGAAGACATATCCCCTGTAAGAAATATTTCAGTTAGATTGTGAATAGATTTCTACAGGTGacagattgaaaaaaaaaagaaaaaaggacagACAACAATATATACCTGCTTCCTATGTCATACAACACATGGTCAGACCTACAGTTGAAATTTACAGCGGTGACATTTATGTTTCTCAGTTTCTCATGTTCTTGCAGAAACATAGGTGAACCTAGAGACAATTAACTAATGTATGTAATCAGCTTATATCGAATTGAGGTACTCATTCTTCGGCTCCAGTACGTTAACTATCTTGTTCATCTCAGGCTAAGTTTAAGTGACTTGGAAATCACGAGACACAATTATGGCCATTGAAATCCTTTTATACGTGAAGGTATACAACTACCGAACACTTAAATCGGAGAGAACGTACTACCAGCAGCGATATAATTACCTTGGCCAATGAGTAAAAAAAGTATTCTGCACATGTAGTTATATTTAAAAGCATTGTTTGTGCGACCATATTTGGAACCACTAACATTGTCTTCAGATAAACATGAGAAAGTAAGTTCTCTTAGGAAGCAATGACTAGCAGACATGTGCAGATTGGAGTTCTCTTTAAAAAACTTGTTTCTGTTTGCAAGAATTTACCAATTATTCACAGTTGAGCTACTATGCTTGATTGGCAAACACAGACAATCACCAAAACAGCGAAAGCAGGTGTGATATATTCAGAGAAATAAAAAAATGGCAAGCTAATGAGACAACAAATTTAAATATGAAGTCACCAATAAAAATGAAAACTATGTAAAAATATTACCCCACGAAGAAGCGTAATGCTGGCTGTTCCTGGTCTAAATTCAGGAGGGTCCCTTCGTTATCCTTGAGAATTGAGCCAAGGATCTCTTTCAAAAGATCAGGTAATTGTGCAAATAACCATAGTACTCCTAGATACTTGAGAATTCCTCGTAAAACCTTCTTAAGGGCGACGAGGGGAACCCAACCACCACCGTACCCTCCATCATCTCCAAGTCCAATAAAGGCTGTGTTCAATTCCCCTCTCACATGAATTGGAACACCTGTACCAGGTGTTCTACGTACAGGCAAGCCTGAGCTCAAAGCAGCTAGATTCGAGGATGCCATAACAGCATTGCTCATTCGGCTTAAACCAGCAACTGTTGCAGGTCTTGTAATTCCACCGGCACTAGTCAAATTAACTCGATTAGAATTTGAAATATTTGAGCCAGAGTTTGGGTTGGTATTGCTTGGATTTACAAGCCCAACTGTATTCTGACCACCAGGAAATGAAGGTTCCAGACCATTAAGTTCCTGAGCAACATGCTCCATGATAAAAGGCCGAAATTGAGGACAAGGTAAGGAGCCTCCAACAGTACGTCCTTCCTTGGGAGGAGTAGCTGGCTGTAGCCAAACCTGATCACCAGAAAAGCAACGCATGTCGACTGAGAAATGTTTACGATATATGATGCGAATCCAGTAAGGCCCCCTCAGTACAACAGAGACATCAATAGGCAAAAGGGAGCTAGGAACAATTCCTGGTCCACCTCTTCCAGCCACTGCTAACATAGCAGCATTATGCAGTGTGTGACTCCCAAGAGGACCACCGGCGTTATTTAAGAGAGGATTTCCTGAAGTAGGAGTCGGAATAACATTTGCTGATGAACCACTTGGCAACGGTCCTTGTGTTGGTGCAAAAGCATTTTGTTTGGTAGTAGCTGAGGACCCAGCTGTTCCATTAGGGGCCACAGAAGCAGTACCAGCTCGTGCAGGTCGAGTTGCGGCTGCAAGAGCAAGTAAGGGTCCTGCAGTCAGCCTAACACAGTCCAAAAGAGATGCCACCTCACCACCATTGATGAAATCTTCAAGAAACTGCAGAGAAAAGGATACCTCATCAAGTTGAATGAGCTTGCTAGACAGGTACTTTGCATAATCATCCGAAAGATatcaaatgaaaatttgaaaacaAGCATGTAAACTAGACAATTCATGGAACAATGCTACTACCCAAATAAAAAGGATTAAGTAGCATGCTAACATCGATAACTCTCAATTTACCAGTCCCAGTAATCAAATATCAAGCATGAAGCATCCTGAGAAAAAACATCATTAACTGCAGCACATACCTTGGTGTGAGGCCAAAGTTGGTCGGGAGATATATGCATCGTACAGCCATCTTTACCTGATTcccactccacaacaaaacgagCCACTACTCCAGGACCAAAACTAAACCACAAACTCATTAGACCGACTGCTTCAATTCTGAATGCCTTCCTCATCTGCTCTGACATCTTATCGACCACCTCAACAGCACCTTTTGACCCAACATGTACTTTGCTTTCCGTGTTTGTACTGCATTCTTCTAGCTTATCATCTGTCTTTACACCGAGCAGCTTCCGCATACCAAGGGCAAATAATCTTGCATTTGAAAGTCTCCGCAAGTCTGCCACTAGTTTATTAATGCTATCAGACTCGACAGACTTGTAACTCAGAACAACTCCTTCGGGGTCGTAACGAATATGAGAATCAACATCAGATGTTGTGGCAATACGAACACCACAACCCCACGGTGTCACTGTGCTTCCCTTTTGAAGTTCCCACAGGTCCCTAAAGTGTTGATCATTTATTTTAACATCCCAGTACATAGTTCCAGGTCTGCCAAGCCGTAAGCATATATTTTCCCATGAATGTTCCCTAGCAAATGGCAGTCGGAACCATATGTTCGAGGATGGAGCTTGCAAACCTGATTCTTCCACATAAGTTATGTCAAGAGCATCCATCTGGCTAGTTAACCGGGCGTGCTTAATACAAAGTGAACAGTGCCTGACCACATGTAAAAGGGCGGTAACATATATACTGGAAGGTACACTCCCTTTATTTGCTTCAGCTATAAGGTTCCCATAGTTATAGACCTCAGATTGCCCAATCACATCTGATGAACAGACAGCTTGTGATGAAGGGAGATGACGCACCGGGTCCGAGATCTTCCTTCTCTTTGAAACGACCGCTGCACTGACTTCTTCCCCTTGGAGAGATGGGATCAGTTTTAGCAAATCGTCAATTGAACGCTTTCGAAGATTTTTATCATGTTTAGGAACAATATCAGGAACTGTGCTACAAGAAACCCCAGTTTCTGGTGCTTGACCTGAAAAGAGAATATTagcaaagaaaaggaaaagaagcagAATGAAGTAGCATACATAAGATATCTGTAAACTCAATGTAATTTGAGAGAATGTTTCTTACATATGGGGGTTGGGGTCAACGAACCACTTCCAGCAGCACTAGAGTCTGTTACATGGACAGAAGGTGGCACCCTGATCATCCCATTTGGCTTCGTACTACAGGCAGAAACCCGGGTCCCAAGTTGTCGGAGTGGAGATAACATACGAGATGATCGGTTCCCAGAAATTAACTCTTTTGAAGACTCGTTCAGCAATCTCGCGTGATCTTTATCCATCGAAGAGCTTATTTCAACTGAATGTGGAGAACGAAGAGAGGTCAGATCTTGATCAGATTTTGAGGTAGTTAGTCTCTGGTTTCTTCCAGGGCTAGAAGAGAGAGAACTGACAGAGCTGGATTGAATTAACTTCAAATTATTTGGCTGATATGAAGGATTATTGAAATGGGAACCACCTATAGAACCCTTTGTGAAGCTATGAACCTGCGGATGTAGCAGACCTCCATCCCACTTAGGCGAGGTGATCCCTGCTTTTACCCACTGGTGACTATTTTGAACAGAACCAATTTGAGAAACAGAGGATGTGTCAAACGATGATGAAAGACTGTTCTGGCtgggcaaaggaggcaaagataTCCCTTTCTCAAGCTCAAATACGTCATCAACCACGGATGAAAAACATGACAGTGGAGATCTAGAAATCTGAATAGAACCATCTAGACCAAACTCATTCAGAAGCCCATGTTCTGAAGTCTGATTTGGACCACCAACGTTAGGCAAATATGACTTTAGCTTTTCCCAGTCGAGAAGACTCAGATTCAAATCATCTTCAAGCATTTGCATCTGACTGATGTCAATTCTACTGAAGCGAATTACATGGTTAAATTCACTAACAGAATGAGATTTTCCACTAGTTTCTGGCTGGGTCTCCAGCAGACTAAAGAGAGGTTTAAAGTCCTTGTCAAGTTCCAACACCAAATAATACGAGCTCCCACACTGAGGGAATCCCATGAGCAACAATCCTGATCCATTCAAAATGTACTTGGGAACCTTAGCTGTTGCCATACCTTGTTCGTAAACCTGAAGAAACCAAATAATAGCTAAATTAATATACATTGATAAGATGGAGACACTCTACATATAACTAGAGGGAAGGACAAGgttagaacacaaaataacagtGTATATTACAAGGACCATAGAAATTGCCTTGTCGATCACAAGTCTACAGTTAAAATGCTATGACATGGCAACACTAATTTTAAACTTAAAACCAAAAATATAGATCGAGAATAATTACTATAAAAATGGATTAGCTTGATTATTACCTTGAGGCCTAAGAACCTCCCTGTTGATGCAAATAAATGCAATATACTTTTGATCCTCAAGTTTATAACTACTTCAGCTGCAGTCATACCGCCTTGGTTTAATGCGTCTTCACACTCTACCAGCACAGATGGAGCAAGAATATTTCTGGATGATTGAAGAAAAAATCGGCCATTCCTGCAATCGCATTAAGAAATGCTTAAATCCTGGATTTAAGAGTTGTTTCTACCACAAAACATTATTTAATTATTTCCCatttcaaaatatttataagCGTAAATCTCTTAGTTTAACAAAACCACGGGTTTCACTCAATGTTCTTGGAATATATTACAAAATCATTGAAAATTGTCATAATTTCTACTTTCTAGAGCCAAGCAAATTTTCTCAAATCAATTCAAACGAAGTTCATAAGACCCAGACAGAAACTAATTTTCTATGGAGGAACAGCAATTAAAGTCAAATATTGAGGAGCTTTTCTTTTATCCTTGATACAAACATGAGGAAAAGATGGTTCTTAACTTTCAGAAGATCCTTCTGCTTTTCCCTACTGATCATACAAAAACATGTCAAGAATTTAAGCcttaaatcaatttcagacaattGCTATTTGCTGAATACAAAAGTCTAAACTCTTAATTCAAACACAATTTTTATCCTTAAAAATCTAATTAGATAttccaaacgaaatattttgGTAAAAGCAAACCGAGAAGATTCAATTCAAGCCACCACATATAACATAAAGGCTAAAGCACTCCAAGCATTCAAACTTTGGAAGCATGGAAAATCAGTATGTAGCATAGACACAACAAATGCTAAGAAAACTCAATTGATTTTGAACACGCAAGCAGACCTGATATTAATCCCGAGGGTGATATATGATGAGCCATAGGCCCGAACAAATAACACGTCGTTGCCGCCATGTTCTCTTGAGCTGGACTTACTATCTTTCTGCAGTAATTCAATAGAATAACATGTTAACCGAAATGTAGCTTGAATCCAACTGTGAGCACATGCTTGAATCAAGTGTTTTATGGTTTTAACAAGAACACCAAAGAGTGCATACGATAAGTATAGCAGAGAAATAATAAACAGTACTCCTAAATCAACCTTTTTTATGTCTATGTCAGATTTATCCCCATGACAATGAAGGAGAACATCATTTGCAGCCTGCGAGATCTGAAGTTTTTTGCCTAGCTCTTTATGGATATCAAGCAGACGAGTGTATCTATTACAAGATATAGCTCTTAGAAGCAATCTCTCAACATCTATGCAACTAAGATCAAGTGATAATTCACCCTCCTTGCCAGTTTCTGGATCTATGACGAATGTACTATGAATACACTTTATCTGCAGATCTTGCCCAGGTTCAATTTTAACAAATGGGCACCCGGGATCAGAGCCTCCGGTGTTTTTATCGAAATCTAACCAGTATAAGATTTTCAAACCGGGAGTTTTAAGACCAGCTGAGTCAGCTTCCCCTTCCTGACCCATCTGCGAAGAACCAGCATTGCCTTGCCCCGTATTAACATCAGAGGATATTAGCTCAAAGCGGATTGCGTCCTTCCATCTACCTTGACGAAGTCCCTGTACTTGCCTTA encodes:
- the LOC113350039 gene encoding mediator of RNA polymerase II transcription subunit 14-like, yielding MAELGQNTVEFSTLVRRAAEDSFLSLNDLVANSKSSEQSDSEKKISLLKYLVKTRQRMLRLHVLAKWCQQVPLVQYCQQLGSTLSSHDTCFTQTADSMFFMHEGLQQARAPTYDVPSAIEILLSGNYLKLPKCIEDVGSQSPLADEQQKSALKKLDTLLRSKLLEVALPKEISEVKVSDGTAIVRVDGEFKVLMTLGYRGHLSMWRILHLELLVGERSGLVKLEESRRHVLGDDLERRMAAADNPFVILYSILHELCVALIMDTVIRQVQGLRQGRWKDAIRFELISSDVNTGQGNAGSSQMGQEGEADSAGLKTPGLKILYWLDFDKNTGGSDPGCPFVKIEPGQDLQIKCIHSTFVIDPETGKEGELSLDLSCIDVERLLLRAISCNRYTRLLDIHKELGKKLQISQAANDVLLHCHGDKSDIDIKKKDSKSSSREHGGNDVLFVRAYGSSYITLGINIRNGRFFLQSSRNILAPSVLVECEDALNQGGMTAAEVVINLRIKSILHLFASTGRFLGLKVYEQGMATAKVPKYILNGSGLLLMGFPQCGSSYYLVLELDKDFKPLFSLLETQPETSGKSHSVSEFNHVIRFSRIDISQMQMLEDDLNLSLLDWEKLKSYLPNVGGPNQTSEHGLLNEFGLDGSIQISRSPLSCFSSVVDDVFELEKGISLPPLPSQNSLSSSFDTSSVSQIGSVQNSHQWVKAGITSPKWDGGLLHPQVHSFTKGSIGGSHFNNPSYQPNNLKLIQSSSVSSLSSSPGRNQRLTTSKSDQDLTSLRSPHSVEISSSMDKDHARLLNESSKELISGNRSSRMLSPLRQLGTRVSACSTKPNGMIRVPPSVHVTDSSAAGSGSLTPTPICQAPETGVSCSTVPDIVPKHDKNLRKRSIDDLLKLIPSLQGEEVSAAVVSKRRKISDPVRHLPSSQAVCSSDVIGQSEVYNYGNLIAEANKGSVPSSIYVTALLHVVRHCSLCIKHARLTSQMDALDITYVEESGLQAPSSNIWFRLPFAREHSWENICLRLGRPGTMYWDVKINDQHFRDLWELQKGSTVTPWGCGVRIATTSDVDSHIRYDPEGVVLSYKSVESDSINKLVADLRRLSNARLFALGMRKLLGVKTDDKLEECSTNTESKVHVGSKGAVEVVDKMSEQMRKAFRIEAVGLMSLWFSFGPGVVARFVVEWESGKDGCTMHISPDQLWPHTKFLEDFINGGEVASLLDCVRLTAGPLLALAAATRPARAGTASVAPNGTAGSSATTKQNAFAPTQGPLPSGSSANVIPTPTSGNPLLNNAGGPLGSHTLHNAAMLAVAGRGGPGIVPSSLLPIDVSVVLRGPYWIRIIYRKHFSVDMRCFSGDQVWLQPATPPKEGRTVGGSLPCPQFRPFIMEHVAQELNGLEPSFPGGQNTVGLVNPSNTNPNSGSNISNSNRVNLTSAGGITRPATVAGLSRMSNAVMASSNLAALSSGLPVRRTPGTGVPIHVRGELNTAFIGLGDDGGYGGGWVPLVALKKVLRGILKYLGVLWLFAQLPDLLKEILGSILKDNEGTLLNLDQEQPALRFFVGGYVFAVSVHRVQLLLQVLSVKRFHHQQQQQQNQAGAQEELTHTEISEICDYFSRRVASEPYDASRVASFITLLTLPISVLREFLKLIAWKKGLSQSQGGEMAPAQKPRIELCLENHAGVNMDENPESSSSTSKSNIHYDRPHNSVEFALTVVLDPAHIPHINAAGGAAWLPYCVSVRLRYSFGENPRVSFVGMEGSHGGRACWFRVDEWEKSKQRVVRTVEMNGTTGGDVTQGKLRLVADSVQRTLQLCLQGLREGNAVTINSGGT